A region of the Macrobrachium nipponense isolate FS-2020 chromosome 14, ASM1510439v2, whole genome shotgun sequence genome:
gcctgcctgcaccaggcctgatGGGCAGACAACCTTGTGTCAACCGCCTGCCTGGCCACAAGTTCCTGCTGTGGCAGACCTTTTTTGTGGTCGCCCGCCTGCcggcaccaggcctgctggggcAGACATTGTGgtccgcccgcctgcctgcaacAGGCCTGCTGGGCGACCTTGTGTCCGCCCGCTTCCATGAACCAGgcatgctgggcagaccttgtggcccgcccgcccatGCCTGCaacaggcctgctgggcagaccttgtggcccgcccgcccctgcCCTGCACAGGCCtcctgggcagaccttgtggcccgcccgcctgcctgccaccAGGCCTGCCTGGGCAGGACCTTGTGGTCCGCCCGGCTGCCTGCCACCAGGCTGCTTGTGCAGACCTGTTGgtccgcccgcctgcctgccaccAGGCCTGCTAGGGGCAGACCTTGTGGTGGTTCCGCACCGCCTGTCTGCaaaaggcctgctgggcagaccttgtggcacGCCCGCCtgccgcaccaggcctgctgggcagacctttgaCCCGCACGCTGCCTgacaccaggcctgcttggcagacccttGGGTCCGCCCGGTCCCTGCCCTGCACCagggcctgctgggcagaccttgtggcccgcccgccttcCTGACACCAGGCCTGCGGgccagaccttgtggcccgcccgcctgcctgcaccaggctgcTGGGcccagaccttgtggcccgccccgCCTGccagcaccaggcctgctgggcacaCCGGTGGCCCGGGCCCGCCTTGGTGCCCCCGGCCTTGCCTGGCCCTGcccagaccttgtggcccgcccgcctgcctgcaccaggcctgcctGGGCAAGGAAATTGTGGCACGCACCCGCCTGCCCTGGCCCCAGGCCCCTGCTGGGCAGGACCGCCCCGCcatgcctgcaccaggccttGCTTGGGCAGACCTTGTGCGCGCCAGCCTgactgcaccaggcctgctggcaGACCTTCGTGGCCCGTTCCTCCCTGCCTGACCTGCACCAGGCcgtgcttggcagaccttgtggcccgcccggcCTGCCTGCCCCCAGGCTGGATTGGCAGACCCGCTTGTGGCCCGCCCGCTGGGCATACCTTGTGGCCCCCCgccctgcctgcaccaggcctgctggcaGACCTTGTGGCTCCCGCCCCCTCCGGCACCGCCTGCCtacaccaggcctgctgggcagaccttgtggtcccgcccgcctgcctgcaccaggcctgctgggcagaacATCCTTGTGGTacacccgcctgcctgcaccagttggccatgctgggcagaccttgtggtcCGCgcacccgcctgcctgcaccaggcctgctgggcagaccggTTGCTGGGCGCCCCGGTCCCCCCCTGCCTGCAcagcctgcttggcagaccttgtggtacgcccgcctgcctgcacaggCCTGCTGCGGCAGGGACCTTGTGGGgtccgcccgcctgcctgcaccagtcCTGCTGGCAGACCCTTGTGGTCCgctcccgcctgcctgcaccagccCTGCTGGGCAGAACCTTGTGGctccgcccgcctgcctgcaacCAGGTCCTTGCTTCGGCAGACACCTTGTTTGGTCCGCCCGCCTGCCCTGCCACCatggcctgctgggcagacctttagtggggcccgcccgcctgcctgcaccaagTCCCTTGCTGGCAGACCCATTGGGTggccccgcccgcctgcctgcaacCAGGCCTgcctgggcagaccttgtggtcccccgcccgcctgcctgcaccagcgGCCTGCTCGGGCAGACCTTGTTGGGTCCCGCCCAgccctgcctgcaccaggcctgccttGGGTACAACCTTGTGGTTCCCGCCCGCCGCCTgccctgcaccaggcctgctgggcagaccttgtggcccgcccgcctgcctgcaccaggcctccTTGCCGGAACCCTTGTGGCCCTCCCGCCTGCCTGGcaaccaggcctgctgggcagaacCTTGGTGGGTTCCCCCGCTACCTGCACCCAGGCCTGCCTTGGGAGAACCTtatggcccgcccgcctgcctggcCCAGGACCTTGCTGGGGCAGGACCTTGTGGTCCGCCCGCCTGTCCTGCAACCAGGCCTGcttgggcagaccttgtggcacGGCCCAGCCCTGAAAACCTGCCTGcaaccaggcctgctgggcagaccttgtggcccgcccgcccttgCCTGCACCAGGCTGCTTGCAGACCTTTGTGGTCCGCCGCCGCCTTGCCTGGCACCAGGCCACCTTGGGCAGACCTTGGTGGCCCGACCCCCGCCTGCCTTGCAcgccaggcctgctgggcagaccttgtggcccgccgcCCGCCTTgccctgcaccaggcctgctgggcagaccttgtggggtggggtgggttgggtggggtgggggggtggtgggtggCTTGGGTGGGGGCCGGCCTGGCGGCCGAGTGGGCGGTGGGGCCTCGGCGCCCACCCCAGCCAGGACCAGCACCTGCCTGGGCACCAAGGCCTTGCTGGGCTAAACCTTGTTGGccccccgcctgcctgcaccaggcctgctgggcataCCTTGTGGCCCCGTCGCCTACCTTGCACCAGGCCTGCCCTGGGCCCAGACTTTGGCCCCCCGCcttgcctgcaccaggcctgctgggcagaccttgttggcccgcccgcctgccttcACCCAGGGGCCGCTTTGGCAGAGCCGGTCCGCCTTGCCCTGCAGCCAGGCTTGCTgggggcagaccttgtggcccgcccgccttgcCTTCCTGCACCAGCTGGTGCAGGCTGGCATGAACCTTGTGGGCCCGGGCACCGCCCCCTGCCCTGCACAAGGCCCTGCTGGGCAGAACCTTTTGGGTCCGCCCGCCTGCCttcaccaggcctgcttggcagaccgtCCGCCTGCCTCCACAGCGCTTGCTGGGCAGAACCTTGTGGCACGCCGCCCTGCATGCACCAGCTGGTGCAGGCTGGGCAGACCTTGGGGCCCGCCCGGCCTggccgcaccaggcctgctgggcagaccttttggtccgcccgcctgcctgcaccaggcctgctgggcagaccttgtggcccgcccgctgCCTCCCACCAGGCCtgtgggcagaccttgtggcccagcccgcctgcctgcaccaggccttactgggcagaccttgtggtaCGCCCGCCTGCCCTCACCAGGCCTgagctgggcagaccttgtggcccgccagCCTGCCTGCACCGccgctgggcagaccttgtggccgaCAGCCTGCCTTGCACCAGGCCTGGTGGGCAGAcctgtggcccgcccgcccgcctgccAGACTtcgtggcccgcccgcctgcctgcaccaggccggctgggcagaccttgtggcccgcccacCTGCCTGCACCAGCGCTGGGCAGACGTTTGTGGACGCCCGCCTGCCTGCAACAGGCCTGCCTGGGCAGGCTTGTGGCCCGCCGGCCTGGGCCAGCACCACCTTGCtggggcccgcccgcctgcctgcaccaggggCTGGCTGGGCAGAACCTTGTGGCCCGgacccgcctgcctgcaccagccTGGTGGGCAGCCCTTGTGGCACGCCCGCCTGGCCTACAACAGCCTGGGATGGGCAGGACCATTGTGGCCCGCCCGCTGCCTGCAACCAAGGCCTGCCtgtgggcagaccttgtggcccggccccccgcctgcctgcaccaggcctaaGCTGGCAGGACCGTTGGTtgggcctgcccgcctgcctgcaacCAGGCCTGCTCGGCAGACCATTGTGGCCAGCCGCCATGCCTGGCACCAGGCGATGGGCCAGGAACCCTTGTGGCACGCCCGCCTTCCTGGCACCAAGGGGAAAACCTGCTGGGCCCAGACCCCCTTGGGGCCGCCCGCTCCTGCACAAGGCCCTGGGCTTGGGCAGACCGTGGGGCCCGACCGCCTTACCTGCACCAggccctgcttggcagaccttgggCCCGGGGCCCGCCCCTGCCAtgccaccaggcctgcttgggcAGAACCTTGGGCCCGGCCCGGCCTGACGGCCTGCACCAGgccctgctgggcagaccttgttgGGGCACGCCCACCTGCCTgccaccaggcctgctgggcagggaccttgtggcccgcctgcctgcctgcaccaggcctgctgggcagaccttgtggcccgcccacCTGCCTGAcaaccaggcctgctgggcagaccttgtggcccgcctgcctgcctgcaccaggcctgctggccagaccttctggcccgccccccccgcctgcctgcaccaggcctgcttggcaccTTCTGCCCACCGCTGCCCTGCACCGCCTTGCCTGGCACCTTTATGGGCCCGCCCTCCGCCTGGGACCAGGCATGCCTGGGGCaacctggcccgcccgcctgcctgcaccaggcctgctgggcagaccttctggcccgcccgcctgcctgcaccaggccctgctgggcagaccttgtggccccgCCCGGCCTGCCTGCACCCGGCCTGCTGGGCAGGACCTTGTGGCCCTCCCGCCTCtgccaggcctgctgggcagaccttgtggcccgcccgcctgcctgcaccaggcctgcccTGGGCagccttctggcccgcccgccttcCCGCCACCAGGCTTGCTGGGCAGACCTTTGtggccgcccgcctgcctgcaccaggcctgctgggcaggaaccttgtggcccgcccgcctgccgcaccaggcctgctgggcagaccttgtggcccgcccgctgCCCTGCACCCGCCCGCCATGCTGCACCATTGGTGGCCCGCCCGCCtgtgcaccaggcctgcttggcagacccttGTGccccccgcctgcctgcaccaggcctgcttggcagaccttgtggcccggccgccctgcctgcaccaggcctgctgggcagaccttgtggccctccCGCctgcctgctgggcagaccttgtggcccgcccgcctgcccgcaccgggcttgctgggcagaccttgtggcccacGCCCGCTGCCTGCACCAGGGGCCTGCCTGGaaggaccttgtggcccgcccgcctgcccgcaccaagGCCTGCTTGGCAGGGACCCTTGGGTGGCCCGCCGCCTGCCTTGCAAACAGAAAACCCTGTCGTTAGTCTTAGAActagaatatgccactgaatccttccaattctcctgggggcttctctcaatcct
Encoded here:
- the LOC135226031 gene encoding collagen alpha-1(I) chain-like, whose protein sequence is MRGLVECQEKEHRIQRRLVECQEKEHRIQRRLVECQEKEQRIQRRIVEQAAGHPRVPAKQALVRAGGRATRSFQAGPWCRQRAWATRSAQQARCGQAGGPQGLPSRQAGGPQGLPSRPGAGRAAGPQGLPSRPGAGRRGAQGSAKQAWCTGGRATNGAAWRAGAGQRAGHKVCPAGLVRQAGGPQGSCPAGLVQAGGRPQRSAQQAWWREGGRARRLPRAGLVQAGGRATRSAQQAWQRREGHKVLPSRPGAGRPGGATRSAQQGLVQAGGRARRSAQQAWCRQAGGPGCPRHAWSQAEGGPIKVPGKAVQGSGGQKVPSRPGAGRRGGRARRSGQQAWCRQAGGPQGLPSRPGCQAGGRATRSAQQAWCRQAGGPQGPCPAGLVAGRWACPNKVCPAGPGAGRQAGPGPRFCPSRPGGMAGAGPGPKVCQAGPGAGKAVGPHGLPKPRALCRSGRPQGGLGPAGFPLGARKAGVPQGFLAHRLVPGMAAGHNGLPSRPGCRQAGRPNQRSCQLRPGAGRRGAGPQGLPTGRPWLQAAGGPQWSCPSQAVVGQAGVPQGLPTRLVQAGGSGPQGSAQPAPGAGRRAGPSKVVLAQAGGPQACPGRPVAGRRASTNVCPALVQAGGRATRSAQPAWCRQAGGPRSLAGGRAGHRSAHQAWCKAGCRPQGLPSGGAGRLAGHKVCPAQAWPGGRQRAGHKVCPAGLVQAGGRTKRSAQQAWCGQAGRAPRSAQPAPAGACRAACHKVLPSKRCGGRRTVCQAGLVKAGGRTQKVLPSRALCRAGGGARAHKVHASLHQLVQEGKAGGPQGLPPASLAAGQGGPALPKRPLGEGRRAGQQGLPSRPGAGKAGGQSLGPGQAWCKVGDGATRYAQQAWCRQAGGQQGLAQQGLGAQAGAGPGWGGRRGPTAHSAARPAPTQATHHPPTPPNPPHPTRSAQQAWCRARRAAGHKVCPAGLACKAGGGRATKVCPRWPGARQGGGGPQRSASSLVQARAGGPQGLPSRPGCRQVFRAGPCHKVCPSRPGCRTGGRTTRSCPSKVLGQAGGRAIRFSQGRPGCRQAGGPQGFRQGGLVQAGGRATRSAQQAWCRAGGGREPQGCTQGRPGAGRAGRDPTRSARAGRWCRQAGGGPQGLPRQAWLQAGGRGHPMGLPARDLVQAGGRAPLKVCPAGHGGRAGGRTKQGVCRSKDLVAGRRAEPQGSAQQGWCRQAGADHKGLPAGLVQAGGRTPQGPCRSRPVQAGGRTTRSAKQAVQAGGDRGAQQPVCPAGLVQAGGCADHKVCPAWPTGAGRRVYHKDVLPSRPGAGRRAGPQGLPSRPGVGRRCRRGREPQGLPAGLVQAGRGATRYAQRAGHKRVCQSSLGAGRPGGPQGLPSTAWCRSGREERATKVCQQAWCSQAGAHKVCPSKAWCRHGGAVLPSRGLGPGQAGACHNFLAQAGLVQAGGRATRSGQGQARPGAPRRARATGVPSRPGAGRRGGPQGLGPAAWCRQAGGPQGLARRPGVRKAGGPQGLPSRPWCRAGTGRTQGSAKQAWCQAACGSKVCPAGLVRQAGVPQGLPSRPFADRRCGTTTRSAPSRPGGRQAGGPTGLHKQPGGRQPGGPQGPAQAGLVAGRRAGHKVCPGGLCRAGAGGPQGLPSRPVAGMGGRATRSAQHAWFMEAGGHKVAQQACCRQAGGPQCLPQQAWCRQAGDHKKGLPQQELVARQAVDTRLSAHQAWCRQAADHKVCQAGLVHGRRGEPQGSASSPVQAGGGPQGLPSRTGAGRRWTGKVCQAGLGAGRRECHKGPLPKHAWCRQAGGPQVCPSKAWWQVRRAAIKVWAPSGPVGRQGGASGPIILVRPGRAGHKVWSQAACAGRRAATKGGPIRAWCRQAGRATRSAPQAGRVAGRRRATRFCPSAWCRQAGAPQGLPAGLVRQAGGPQGSFHAGLVQAGGRSTRSDQQAWCRQAGVPQGLDSRPVAGQAGGPQGSAQQGWCRQGRADHKVCQAAGAGRRGGPTKV